One Chlamydiales bacterium genomic window, AGAGTCTTAGCATACAAGATGGAGAAACTCATCAAGGAGGCTGGATTTTCCACTTTTCCTACTATTGATCTGATCGATTTGATGGGAGAACTTTATGAACCGTATGGCTGGCTCAATTATGATTTAGCTGATGGAGGGTATTCCCCGATTGAGGGGCTCACGTCTCTTTCTTTGCCTAAAGCTCAAATTGCTCTTGTACTAAGTTGGTGTTTTGGGTTAGCAGCGCTTTTTGCAACGGATCTTTGTCATTCTCACTACGTTGTTGCAAAACTCTATGCTCACCATCCTAATGAACGGATCTTACCTAAACTTTACGCACCTGCTCATCTACTCATTACCGAATCTCTCCTTGCTAATGAGCGAGGAGAGACCTATGGCCTTGATCAGGGGAAGATGCTATATCTTCCACATTGTTATGTGACGGATGATAAAGTAGAAAAATCAAATTTTGAGATCAGAAAGTCAAAAAAACGGCTGATTGGCACAGTTGCGCGATTAGAATATGGAAAAAATTGTGAATTTGCTATTGAAGCTGTTCGTCGTCTTGTCGAAAAAGGAGAAGATGTTCTTCTTTATCTCAAAGGGGATTTTTGTGAAAAGAGCCCCTATCCTGCCTATAAAGGCTTTATGAAAAAGATCTTAGAAGTATACCAAGAAGAAGAATGGCTAATATGGGATTCCAGCTATACACCTTTCCCTGATGTTTTAGCACTCTATAGACAATTTGATCTGCTTCTCCATCCTTCTGGAGCAGAAGGAGGAAGTCATGTGGTGGTAGAAGCCTTAGGATTGGGGATTCCTTGTATTGTGTTGAATTGTAGTACACATCCTTATTTATTTAAGGATCTAGTCACTTTTGTTAATACCACAGGAAAGATGTATGGACATCAACCTGCTTTTTGTATTCCTGATTTGGAAGATCTTGTGAATAAGTTAAGCCAGGATCTTTCTCCTCCAGATCTTGCCCGTGTTTCTGAACGATTTGACCCTGCAATAGCTCGAGAACGTATTCCTCTTCTTTTTGATCCTAATCCAGATAAGATCAAGAATCTCTATCAGAAGGATTGCAAACTTTATGGTCTCTAAAAGTGTAGGGGTAATTCCTGGACCAAGGACCTCTTTTCTTGACCATCTCGCCCCCATTTGCTATCTAATGAATATTCCTCTCCATTGTTCGGATGAATGGGTGGCAACATGTGCTGCTCAATTTTATCCTGAAATCAAGATTATAGAGGGAGATTTATCCACTTACCAAACTTTTTATGTGGTCGAACCTTGCCGTTTAC contains:
- a CDS encoding glycosyltransferase family 4 protein; translation: MSLTQNVNQNSFLILGHTRTGMGERVLAYKMEKLIKEAGFSTFPTIDLIDLMGELYEPYGWLNYDLADGGYSPIEGLTSLSLPKAQIALVLSWCFGLAALFATDLCHSHYVVAKLYAHHPNERILPKLYAPAHLLITESLLANERGETYGLDQGKMLYLPHCYVTDDKVEKSNFEIRKSKKRLIGTVARLEYGKNCEFAIEAVRRLVEKGEDVLLYLKGDFCEKSPYPAYKGFMKKILEVYQEEEWLIWDSSYTPFPDVLALYRQFDLLLHPSGAEGGSHVVVEALGLGIPCIVLNCSTHPYLFKDLVTFVNTTGKMYGHQPAFCIPDLEDLVNKLSQDLSPPDLARVSERFDPAIARERIPLLFDPNPDKIKNLYQKDCKLYGL